The Nicotiana tabacum cultivar K326 chromosome 1, ASM71507v2, whole genome shotgun sequence genome segment GATTGTGATATAAGCATTGGAGAATACTATGACCGCCTATTGGGAACCAGCGatggggttttttttttttttttggggggggggggggggggggaatggtTACTATGACTACCTCATCACTAGTATTCCTTAACTAAGAGGTGCATATATTGATTCACGCCAAATGAGTCTAGTGATGCAGACAATTAAATTAACCTATAGAAGAGCAGTTTAGCCTATTAGAAAAGTTGAAAGATCTGGAGGTATGTTTCCCCCTCCTTTTCCCTTTTGTGACCAGCAGATTAAGGCTTATAATACATTTTCAAATTCTTTTATTATTGTGCCATTATTTTctataagatttttttttctctatAATTTCAAGTTCTAGGGGTATTTTGCTCATTATAGAATTCCTGTGATATCCAGAAAAATTTTGCATAAAGAAAGCTATTCTTTGGCAAACTAGTTATAATTTTTAGTAATTTAAACGTTTCGCAAGTAGGTATTACCGTTTGTTTCCTAATTAGTTCAGAAAATCCTACCAGAATAGGTTTAGGTTGTATAGTTTATGTACAATATTGTAATGTTGCTTATGAAATGAACTGTATAAAGCTTTTACTCAGAATTCTCTGAGATCTTTTGAAGGGTATGCCTCCCTTGAACTTTCTGCTAGGCGCCATTCCTAGAGGACATTCGAGATTTGATGTTTTCCTTCTTCTTGATTATTATTTTCCACTGGTTATGGATTTAACTGCCTAATTTCAGATATGTCCTAGATCATATACTTCAACCATTCTTAGATCTTGCTCTCTATTTCTCTACTGCATCAAGTCTGATAAGCGTCCACTTCAAATTACGGGTACAAAAACCAAGCTTTTAAAGTAGATACGAGCCTTGAACAACTTTATTATCTTTTCCTATAAACCATCAGCACTTTTTAGGTCACTTTCACCAGTAAAAGCTCCATCTTTGCCATAATACATGATGATGCAAGGAAGCTAAAGTCCTTAAGTGAAAATGAAAATTAATAGTGCACCAATTAAATTTATATTAGGAGAGACGACTTCTAAATTCATATACATCCTGAGCTTAAACAACACTTATCATTTCAAAGCCACTTATTGAAacttattcactttttttttttttttaacaattgcCATTATGGGTAATTTGAAATTTCACCAATTAAAACATGGAAATGACATGAAATAAGTAATATAGAGGCACAACTTGTGCATATCAGCATAGCATGATCATCGTCTAATAAGGGCAGCTCGGTGCACGAAGCATCCCGCAGGGTCCGGgaaagggccgcaccccaaggggtatgatgtaggcagcctaccctgATACAAGCATTAGTGACTGATTCTACAGCTCAAACCCGTTACCTATaataactttaccgttgctccaaggctccccttctatATGATCATTGTCTCATGGCAGAATAAAATGTTGTGGAACAGAAGAACTTGAGATGCTATGCCTATATGCTAAATACGGATAAAGCATCTTCTGCCCCTATGCATGCATTTTAATCCGTAGATGGATTGTATGGTTCATCTGGAGAATCTGAAGACATATTAACAAGCTTAGACCTCAACATAGATAGACCATGCTTATTAAAAACTTACTCAGATGCACTCAGCATTTCATCAGGAGCCCATGTTTTTCCAACTGTAGTCAGTGCCACACCACTCATACTGATTATAACAGCAATCATCTTCGCAATAGTTATTGAGTCCTGGCCGAGGAGTGCTCCAAAAAGAAGCGTAAAAAGCCCAGATGTTGAGGTCAAAATAGTAGTACTAGCCACACTTGTATTCGCCAGTGCAGAGTTTGAAAAATACTGCAAGCCATTAAGCAATTAAGTTGGGTATTCAATTTGCaattatataatttatcttgcaaagaaggaaaatgacaaATAGCAATCAGCCCCCTACATAAAGACAGAATAGGACAACAAACAGTCAGTCACCTAGATACAATTAACACTCCTTTAATGTAAGCATGGCCATTTTGATCCATAAACAGACCGACTCAAATGATGACGACTTGACTGCATCAAATCTTGCATGAATTCTCTATCTTCTAATTTCTCATCCGTTAAACATTTTCAAGAAGTACAAAAGGAAACATCGATTGTGAAATCCTATATTTGGACAAACAAGTTCTCCGTCTTCGTGATATTTCTGTATTTCTACAATAAGTAAAAAAATCTGTGTTCTTTCTGTTTGGAAATGTTCTTAAATAATATTTGCATATCTTCTAGAGCTCATAATGGGAGATCTCTTAGATGTTCAATGCTTTATAGCCATTTTGAGCAAGCAACAAACATTTGTTTTCTAAAACAAGCAGTAAAAGCTCGGGCATGGTTCAATAAATGACCGTCAATCTTGAAGCAAAATTGATAAGGGTCAGGAAATGAAGCACATCTCATCCGTAATACATTTTATAACATTTGCCagcttcctttttctttttttgctcaCTATAGGAGCCTTTGGCTGCTTTCCTGATTTCCTCTCttctttgtgtttttttttttttttggctttagGGGAGAGGGTGGAGAAACATTTGGCGCAAGTACTGAAAGTAGTATATCATTCAACATAAAAATTGTTAAAGGTTTTAGATAGAAATAAGTACCTCTGTCGCAAACCATAAAGGAGCAAGATACAAACTACATTTGACAAGGTCCCATGAGTTACGATCATGGCCCTCCTCTTCAAGAAAGTGGAACTCATCTTTATGGTTGATACCAACTAATGCCAGGGCTTCTTCAGGGCTGCTGTAATCCATGTCTGCTGTAAAATAATCCTTCAAAGCTCCTCCGGGATGATTGTGCATGTCATTGAGTTTAAGTGGTACATCTAGGACTGAGGAGTCCAAGATAAGATTTTTATTATACAGTTTCTTCAAGGAACTCTTTTCTAATAAACTGCATAACCAATCTTTACAAACCGCTATAGGCAGGAAGATTGCCATAAGAGAGATCCCCAGATATGTAACTGCAAAAGGTTGTTTATACTCTACAAAAATTTTCTGCAGCACATAAATGGTTTTATCTTAGTATCATCTGTCCAAAAACATCTGCATAATATGATTGCAAAGCTTTGTATGGAAAGAAATTAATGGCAACAGAAATAAGTGAATGGCAAAAGGAAAGTTGTATAGAAATCCTTCACATACTATGAAAAGATCAACAGCTTCAGCATAGGAACTACAACATAACGAAATAAACATTCTAACTTTCCCTTTTGCACAGCTCTAAGCATTTCTTTACCAATAATCCCCAAGTAATTGTTGTTAAGATGCTATAGTGGAAAACTTGCAATATTGACATGTAATTGACACATAATTCATATAGCAAAACATTGGTTTAAAACCGAATCTTACAAAGCTTGTACCCGGAAAAGAAAGTAGCCCTTGTGACAAAAAATTACTAGTTAATACTAGTAGAATAGGCACAAGTTACTGAATACGATATGCATAGACAACGCAACATCCTTAGCCAATGCAAATGAGATAAAGTAAGCATATGATATTAGATGAATGCAATCAGCATATTTAGTGGTAATACTGTGGGTATCATCAATCAATGGGCTTTgcattcaaaaatatttttctgtgtcAGATTTTGTGCAAAGGCATATGTTTAGAACAAAACAAGATTGGATTATGGTTGAAACTAACTTGCCTCTCTCAATGTACTCTCAGATATGAGTCTAAACATCGGAATAGTGCATGACAATTTCTTGCTTCTCATTTCTTTCCCGGCAACTGACAGCAGATAAATGTAATAAAATAACAACGCCAACAGAAACCAAAATAAGGTACATAACGTCTGAAAGCAGATAAACAATCAAATGATGTCTTTGTAATGTGTAATGGATACTATACAGGCAGTATCATTGATAAAACCTTGTAAGATGATGACGTCAACAACAAAAATAACTAAGACTCTATGCATTTCAACAATGTTGCAGCCTATCTTTTTGACACTCCTTTACCTTAATCATAATCCTAGTCACAATAGTATCTAGTCTCCTACAAGCAATCCGTCAAATTTTTGAACTTTCCAACTTTACACTCTTCCCCTATCGTCTAGCCTCTTGGGCTTAATCTGTATGCATATTTACTTAAGTCCTACGCTTTCTCACCATTTATATTCTGAACCTATTTTTGCAAGTGCTTTCAGTTGCTTGACTATAGAAAAACAAAGCTTTTCCCCATCTCAGCAATATATATGAGGCCACAATTCATTGGAATCCTAATCTCTCTGTTTGATCTTCCTTTGAGCTAACTTCTTAAACATAATTCACAATCCAATATTATCCTTAAGTTATTCCTCACCATTTCTTTTTCAACATAAAATTCTGTCTGGACCGTCTAcatataataataacaaaaagGAGTTACTAGCATTTCTGCATAACGTCATGAACTAGACTACATTTTGCTATAATCTTATTCATCTGTTAGAACTAATTTTATAATATCAGCTTTATATTTTCCAATTCAGAAGTCGGTTGCACTGTTTAGCTAAGTCTATATATTCCCTTACTTCTTATCAATCTTTCCCTATCAAGTTGCTGCATAAGTAAACAATATTAGAATTCAGCTATAAAATAAAAGCATCAGTACACAAAATAAACCAAGACTAAACTCTATAATCCCCCCAAAAAGAAACAGAAAGAGCGCAAATGAAAAGGCTTTAATTACCTGAGTAACCTCAGCAGAAGCAACCCATATCAACACAAAAGCTCCTATTAACACCAATCCAGCGTTGTATTTCCAACCCATATCTCAATAAATAACTTTAAAAACTCAGAAGCAACgaacaaaataacaatttagaGAATCTAATGCTCTAACTGTGAGAAACACAGTAAAATTTATCCAGAAAGTGCATGTTGGGGTGTTTTTCTTTGGTTCAAAAAGGGGAGAAAATGTGTGAAGAGTTGAAGAAATCCCAAAGGCCAAAGAGTTACTCATGGCTGTGAAATTGAAACGCAATAAATATATTGAAGTCGGCAAGAGTTGGCTGGTAATCCCGAAAAGAAGCTTAAACGACAAAATTGGCTTGTTTTTGACATGTAATTCGTATGTTTCACTGTTTCAGTAACGTACGCGAGTGTCACAAAGTCCTTAACTAAAGTTTCCCGTTTCTTGGATTTTAATGGCAGTGGTTTTTGTTTTCTTCCTCGAGTACGATTAATTTGATAAATTTGATCCCTCTACTCTTTAACAATAAGTCAAACCATATTATCCTACATATATACATCCAAAACAAATACTTTTGCTTAATCTACAACAAATATAGGAAATATATTAAAAACACTTCATCTTTTTCGAATtaaaaaagtaatatttgagaatACTTAAGAATAAACTTCTACCTTCCCAGGGTGGGTAATCTTTAACTCCAAAGGACTTCTTTTTTTAAAAGGAGACAGAgttcttatattttttatttaaaaggtgaCAAAAATTCTACAAAAGTCAAAGTAAAAAAtatatactccctctgttccattttatgtgaacctatttcctttttggtccgttcaaaaaagaatgaaccctttctaaatttggtaacaatttagcttaatgttacaactctacccttaatgagaagcttttataaccacacaaaatactctgggccccatttggacttgtttaggaccacaaattccaaaagtcttcatatttttcttaaactccgtgcccagtcaaataggttcacataaattggaacggagggagtaccaTAGTATAATTTAAAGTCTTAATTATTTAGTTCATCTAGAGTTTAGAATACTAATATCATTTTGTATATGAactataattaattttcatattaatttgaactcctttcctactcaatcaatatttttttatttatcaatttttttaaaattttgaaaactatgctcagaaattagaaaaaatgctGATATGGTATATATGAAATTTGTATTGGGTAaaattggtttataataaatagtcGAATGATAGCATAACATGTGGAATCGAAGACAGGTAAAAGGCGAGTCAAGTAACAACCAGTACCGAATACCACAACTACAATTGACATCGGGTAAATCCCTAAGGGAGCATGGTCAACAGGAACAAATCAAGTATTTGTGATTGGATAGCATTCAATGAGAGAATATTCTCTATCATTAATGAGCAACTGTTActgagaatatttgcattcaagtcctgccgttacatattcataAATGATacctttattatcatttaagcgagacttgatcctaggatcttgtttctcTAGCTATACCTATAAATAGCAGGCTCATCAACCATTATAACACAAGAAATTCTTGAAGAAACATATGCTATATTTTACTCTCGCTCTCAATTAAACAACTTTATTTGTTCTTTatcattgtttttatttttgtcctCGGAGAAATTGCGCTCGGATCCAGGCTtatcatcttcttcaatttctattgctaagtatttttttaaaatcttatttctttatcatttttggatcaaatcagtttgcttgtctataaaccacgtaacaaatttaactgtactgttttacgggtaaatagtttggcacccaccgtgagGCTTAGACAGTTGCGTAATTGCTTTGATTCTTACatttgttactaacttgtttgatttttCCTTAGCAAGAAATCAGCAATGGCAACTAATGATGTCAATATCACGCACAACGTTAAGGGACACGAAGAGTTGCCTTAACACGAAAACTCAATCAGCGACACCCGTAACGAAGGGACGAAGCAACACTAGTTTGTAAAAGGCAGTACCTCCGACATGTGCGGGAGCTAACTCCCAATGATGTAGAGGAAGAACATGTCCTGAAAACAATGAAAATCATAAGAGCACAACAGAAAGCTATCATGAGACACCTCTCAAGGTAGGACCGGATAATGACGGAGTTAAAACAAGCATTGTGAGGTGCTTCTAATAATGCAAACAAAAGGGGTCCGGTTCCTCCTATTGTTCCTATGTATCGAATGGCTCAAAGAGTCGATGGTGCTGGAGGGACCGATAGCGGATATGGGAATGATAACAGGAATTATCCCTTGAAAATCGAGCTCAAGAGGTTTACGAGGGAAATGAACGAACGAATGGATCAAAATACGAAGGAATTTCATGCCCGAATCGTTCAGATTCTGGGCGCACCGCCAATCTTGAAAGGCCCACATTTGAAAAAAATACACGCAATTGCACCTTAAACCGAGCGAAGCACCAGAGTCAATTCTGAAGAGGTTCCAAAGGTCGGACATACCAAAATACGATGGGACTTTGGATCTATAGGAGCACATCACAACCTACACCATTGCAAAAGGGAACGATTTTGGCTCAACATGAGATCGAATCGGTTTTACTGAAGAAGTTTGATGAAACCCTCATAAAGGgggccctgacatggtattcactcTTACCCGAATATTCAATTGACTCTTTTGAAATACTTGTAGATTCgttcatcaaggcccatgccgggACAAGGAAGGTCCAAGTCAGGAGGGCAGACATATTCAGGATTGTGCAAGGTGAGTCCGAATTGCTGCAAGAATTCATGATAAGGTTCTAGAAAGAGAGGATGCTGGTACCGGTTGTACCAGATGAGAGGGCAGGAGAGGCGTTCACAAAGGTTTTGAATCCACGAAGCTTTGACGCCTCCTGAAAGTTGAAGGAAAACTAGCTCGAATTCCAAGCAACCACATGGATGGATGTCCATAACCATTACGAGTCAAAAAACAGAATAGAAGACGATCAACTCGGGTTCCCAACATCAGCCAAAGGATGGGACCGAGACAAAAATCAAGACAAGTTTAAAAGCGACTTCGATGTAGATCGGCGATCTTTTAAGGGTCATTTACTGCTATATGAAAGAATCGAGGGATGCAACAGAAAAGGGTTTCAGTCCTCGGATAGGTTCGCTCCTGATAAAAGAGCCAAACATGGCCGGAACAACAGGTCATTACAAGAAAAAGAGGTACCGAGGGCCCGAGACTCCACATATCCTAGGTTATCGAATTACAACTTCAACAATAGCTTAGTGGAGTTAGTATTAGCGTCGCGCccttttttctcgcaaaatcaggtttcgacatgtgacaactcttttaaaggcagggttaaaagagaagagtcgccacttagcgatttttaaggtgcgttagggcacctatttgcaagtGACTCAGGTTTgactagtttgcatcaccaaaTATCGAGTAAGTGCTCGAAATTACATCGaagagaagatgttaggcactcttcgaggtccacaactgtgggtctcgGCCAAACTCGAATTATTTGGATTAGtcaaataaataaagagagagagagagagagagcacgAAGTTTGGgaattttattattataaaagACTTTGAGTAAATGAATACAAACACTTGATTCAAAGATAAATAGGAATAAGATGGGGggagggtcctaagttttttagcctaaaggatcaccacgtgcaacataaataatacttcgtaactccctcaagataggatgttactcatattattcagcgggcacagactatcatcttctGCTACCCAATTGCTATCTTCAAGTTGTTACCTAAAGCTCACTAGTTCAATTATAAATCGTACCTTAcacgtgcactacccatcccatgcctatggtctagGAGGCATTGGACCTCTACTTTTGGTGTTTCTAGACTTatcttaggctgctcaaaaaatgtcaaaactaggcgacatacaaaaacacattaGAGTTCACATATGAATGCAGTTAAATGCTCAAATTAacctccacaattaaacaacaaatGCATGCCCAAATAGATTTTCAGGTTAAGCAATTCAAGATTAAAGAATTTgatttcctatagacatgatttctatgtgatagACATCCAGGCATGCAAGCAGTTTGAGGAACCAGTGTTATTCATAGACATGATTATACGATTGTCGCATACTGATTATTAAAAATTGCAGCTTTCCAGTTATTAATCCTGTAGATATTGTGTCTAAGTAATTTATGCACTAAGTGACAATGAAATCTATTGGAGAAGAGCCCAGAAttatgcatgatttctatagtGGCCTAAATGAGCAATAACAGAGTTGAGAGGTGCATCACTAACGGTTATTAAGGCGAATAATGGTATCCTATAGACAGGGTCTCTAACGATTAGCACCTGGGACCGATTTTATGATTATactttaaccctataggcatgttttatAGGTGAATAGTGTGATATAATAACAAATGAGATgattgaaatcctataggcatgatctctagcatataTGCTGCAGCAATGCAAATTGAAGGAAAGTTCAACGATATTTACTTCTTATGGACATATTTCTAATAATCATGTAGCAACAAGGATAATTGAAACATTTGAGCTCATGCTTTGCTAGTAGACAAGTAGTGTGAGTGTGTGCTTCTCttaatggcatgatttctacagTTTACATAGCGAGTGAACGACACATATAGCAAACAcattattaagtcctataggcatgttatctacccatcacatgtaaatattaaaatctaccccaCTCTCTTTTACTAACAACCCAGTTGTTTATACAAAGATTATTACAGGCCCCATAATGAGTAAAGTAACAATATTACATTAcattgaagaggcccacagtatTCCCAATAAAGATAAAAACAAATACCCAGCATTGCATGGGCCTTCAACATCTCTTACAACATACCTAGGCCTTCAATAGAGAGTCGCATTCAATACACGACCCAAGGGTCCATAGAAGAGCCCAAACCAATTTACTTAACCACAGTACCAAGTTTTGCACCACTTGAACAACCAAATTCAGACACATAGTCCATAACAGGGGAAAGGGAACAACAGGAACAGTTTTGGAGGTTGAGGGAATGACTAAGGACCAAGCCCTAGCGTtttagagttcacaagggcctcaattggaccccgagcagtgcttgcactaGGGAGACCAACAACAGAACCTAGATAGCCTTGgttttcagccggctaagaatgagaatTTAGAATAGCATGAGCAATAAGTATGGAGAGTGGATAGTGGATAGTGGTGGAAGGACAGGAAATAAGTGATATACCAAGTTAAGCATACAGAGCAACTAGTCAAGCAGGCCAGTAGGATTTCCACACATAGCAGAGTACCATATAGAAAATTTCATATTGAAAGAATTAGGAGAAGAAACAGGTTTTCAggtatacatagattatcatGTACAAATGCATGATGCTAAACTAGTTGAGACTTAAAGTTTCAAATTAAGTCAAATATACATCCTAGTGCCATGTTAATCAGCATTTAGGCATGATGGGGGGAACACATATTGTGACAATCACTGAAGGAGTAAGGTATCAAATGAACTAAAGGCATACTAGGGAAACATATTGGCATAGAATAAAGACCATGGTCTTAATACAAGTTGAAACATATTGTACAAACAGGACAAATATTGCAGAGGTTCAAAGCAGTGACAGACAACAAGCTCATACCAAATAGCACAAGTAGATATTCTTGGATTGACATAATAAACTAATTAACTAAGAAGTTTTAAGTTATGTAATAAAAACAGAAAGGTTCAAAATAGGGCATGGAAAACAAGTTGAAGTAACTGTTAAACTCTCAGTCAATCACCAATGAGTATGAGGGCTCATGTTGAGTGACACAATAGTAGGGGAACATATTTTAGAGGAAAATTTTAAACAACATTCCATATAGTTGGGACTAGTACACAAAGAGAAGTCAAGCAGACACATGACTTAGCACCAAAGGATTCATTCAAAAGTGGAAGTGGTTTCCATAGAGTTGTCATAGTATCCAAACAAAACATGCAGAAGTTTAACAACATATGGTCACAATAGTCAGATTCATATCAAAATGGACTGGCACTGAAGCTCAAACTGAACATATTCAGATGCTAGAGTTACAGAAATCATAAAAATTAAACAATCAATATAGAAGTGCAAATCGTAGTGAATTATACATATTAGTATAACACAAGCTAAGGACGAAGCAGTAAGCTCTCTCATGTGTTCAATTATCACAGAATAACAAAGGAGTATTAAGCATTATCATAGTTAAATCATGCTCATGTAATTCAAACACATATAGGTAtgcggaaagaaagaaagaaatttaaCATTGCAAGAGTTTAAAAGCTCTAACCAGTAGCAAAATCAAAGAGAAATAAAGAGCATAATAGCAAGAATCCCAGGTCTtcgatgcttcagagttcacaagagcctcgagaatgggctccgagcagtgcttgcatCAGAGGAGGTCGtttaatggccttggctttcagctggcccAGAATTCAACGATTTTAGAGAGTATTCGAGTGTAACAGTGAGTGAGTGACTAAAAGAGGGGAATAGTGAGAATAATAACAATGATTAGGAGGTTCGAAAAGTCTATTTAAGGGGATTAAGGGGAGATGTTTATATAGTAGTTAAAGATTAATACATGAAATAAGGAAATACATtaaattaaacacaaaataaggaaaatatagtATGCAAAATCAATTAGAATCAGTTTTAGGACAAATCtaggaaaccctagtttagacgagaaacaaaaatggcaaaaatctcACTGAATATGGGCTATTACTACAAAATTGtgcaaatagcttaaaaatactaatgtaattatataaaataaggtaaaaatattTGACACATATATTAtagatgaaaataataattttaggtaactAAGTCCTCACAAAATAGTTTGAAGGAGTAACTAAtaattattcaagtaatttaaatacatgaaatcaatttaaaagctctaaaaattatgaaaaatgctcGTACATGTTTATAAGCcaaaataatgatgcaaaaatgatgttttgaaagtatatatactatttaagaaaatatgagcgcaaaattgggtatcaacagttgtccccctttacccgggaatgatgaaagagttgtcgggtaaagaaaatgatgaccaattttggccgaGTCGAATGAGGAATGATGTGATTTGGAAATATAGGTcgaaccctggttcctgagttgcctacatatccttggtgttacgggaatcaggccgtgtatagttctggatccaatagtgaacgaaaccgatggaattgttgtaggaatggtcgtatgttttggaaaatatttttttgggaaGGATAGTATCGGATGGAtttatgtgaagtcatgaatgtgaATTTGAGACGTTACGGATGTATCACATGGCAAATATCTAAATGGGCATGGAGTAAAAGGTGAGGAATTACTGGTGGTCGGTTATGTTTGAAACAATTGCATGATGTGAACGTTATGAACAGAAACTGGAGTGAAGATTTCTCTCGTTTGAAGAACGATTACTTCTTGGGTTacatgcaaaacttaaaacatgatgcatgcaaatatatatggattattgcgagaatttaaacatgataaaattccctttggaccatgaaggttatctttggacggtgaggatgatgtccttagaccatgacgtcccaGGCCATGAGTCATGCGATAAgggattcgcatgccatgaaatgatgtcctcgggccatgagaatggtgtctctaaaccatgacgcctttgaataatgatgtgcattattgagagatcctcaggccatggaatgatgtcttccagctatgaggatgatgccttcagactatgacgcctttggacaaaatggcgatgtttcagcctatGAAATGCAAAGATATAATACTTGGTCATATGCAAAATGAAACAAGACAAGACTTAGTCTTGTGtaagatgagggcagtgcttagccccaGGTGAATAGAGGATAATGCTCAGTTTCAGATAGCATAGTGGAGATAGTATTTAATCTTAAGGAAAAGAcagtgcttagacttatgcaattaGGAAGGCAGGACTTAGCCTCATTCAAATGgcagacaatgcttagtctcatgcaaaagaaaggcagttcttagccttatgcaattagggaggcaatgcttagtctcatgcaggaaaagacagtgcttagccttatgcaattagggaggcagtgcttagcctcatgcaagaagaggagacaattcttagtctcatgcaattagagaggcatggcttagcctcatgcaagaagaggaaacaatgcttagtctcatgcaattagggaggcatggcttagcctcatgcaaataggagacaatgcttagtctcatataggggaaggcagtgcttagcctcatgtaattagggaggcaatgcttagcctcatgcaaggaagagacaatgcttagtctcgatgcaaggaaaggcagtgctttgccttatgcaattagggaggcagtgcttagcctcatgtgaGAAGAGGAGATTGATAATGCTTAGTttcatgcaattagggaggcagggcttagcctcctgcaaataggagacaatgatTAATCTCATAtaggggaaggcagtgcttagccttatgtaataagggagacagtgtttagcctcatgcaggaaaaggagacaatgcttagtctcgatgcaagaAAAGGtcgtgcttagccttatgcaattaaggaggcaatgcttagccttatgcaggaaaaAGAGACAATTCATAGTCTCGATGTAAGAAAaggcagtacttagccttatgcaattagggaggcaatgcttagcctcatgcaagggaTAGAGACAAATGgaaaagtatttcttagctgaagATGTTCATGCTAGATAATTTGTTGTCTTGAAGGCGG includes the following:
- the LOC107759850 gene encoding putative transporter C405.03c isoform X1, which encodes MGWKYNAGLVLIGAFVLIWVASAEVTQKIFVEYKQPFAVTYLGISLMAIFLPIAVCKDWLCSLLEKSSLKKLYNKNLILDSSVLDVPLKLNDMHNHPGGALKDYFTADMDYSSPEEALALVGINHKDEFHFLEEEGHDRNSWDLVKCSLYLAPLWFATEYFSNSALANTSVASTTILTSTSGLFTLLFGALLGQDSITIAKMIAVIISMSGVALTTVGKTWAPDEMLSASETAKHSIIGDVFGLLSAVCYGLFTVLLKKSAGSGEKTDMEKFFGYLGVFTLLGLWWIAWPLNAIGLEPKFDFPSSASVAEVVLLNGFIGSVFSDYLWALSVVWTTPLVATLGMSLTIPLAMIADMLVHGRHYSAVYIFGCIQVFAGFVIANLSDKCSCGRR
- the LOC107759850 gene encoding uncharacterized protein LOC107759850 isoform X2; the protein is MGWKYNAGLVLIGAFVLIWVASAEVTQKIFVEYKQPFAVTYLGISLMAIFLPIAVCKDWLCSLLEKSSLKKLYNKNLILDSSVLDVPLKLNDMHNHPGGALKDYFTADMDYSSPEEALALVGINHKDEFHFLEEEGHDRNSWDLVKCSLYLAPLWFATEYFSNSALANTSVASTTILTSTSGLFTLLFGALLGQDSITIAKMIAVIISMSGVALTTVGKTWAPDEMLSASETAKHSIIGDVFGLLSAVCYGLFTVLLKKSAGSGEKTDMEKFFGYLGVFTLLGLWWIAWPLNAIGLEPKFDFPSSASVAEVVLLNGFIGSVFSDYLWWQEELEWMVNNCKGKSASSHIYRIAIAGCVRSLLHCCLG